CGTTGTTTCCGCAGCTGGTGGCGGGTCCGATTGTGCGTTACGGGAGTGTGGCGGAGCAGTTGCGCAGCCGGGTGCACACGGTGGAGAATTTTTCGTTGGGGGTGACGCGGTTTTGTTTGGGGTTTGCGAAGAAGATCATGTTGGCGGACCCGATGGGGGCGATTGCGGACGGGGCGTTTGGGGCGGGGACGGGGTCGCTGACGACGGCAATGGCGTGGGTGGGTATCGGGGCGTATGCGTTGCAGATCTATTTCGATTTTTCGGCGTATTCAGACATGGCAATTGGTTTGGGGCGGATGTTTGGGTTTCATTTTATTGAGAACTTTGCGTCGCCGTATAAGAGCGTGAGCATCACGGATTTCTGGCGGCGCTGGCACATTTCGCTGTCGACGTTTTTGCGGGATTATCTGTATATTCCGCTGGGGGGGAATCGGAAGGGACCGGCGCGGACTTACATCAACCTGATGGCGACGATGTTGCTGGGGGGGTTGTGGCATGGGGCTTCGTGGAATTTTGTGGCGTGGGGGGCGATCCATGGCGGGGTGCTGGCGTTGGAGCGTTGGTTTGGCAAACATGCGTCGCTGGCGCGGTTGCCGAGGGTGATCAAGATGGCCTACACGTTGGTGATTGTGCTGGTGGGCTGGGTGTTTTTCCGTGCGGAGAATTTTGAGGTGGCGGTGGGGTATTTGAAGGTGATGTTTGTGGGGGCGGAGGTGCGTCCGACGGCGTTGATGTTGCAGGCGGAGTTGTTGAGCGGGGCGAATTTGGTGACGATGGCGGTGGGGTTGTTTGCCGTGTGGTTGATGCCGAACACGCAGACGATATTGCGTCGGTTCGTGTTGTGGAAGGCGGTGCTGGGGCTGGTGCTGTTCGTGGTGGCGGTGGCGATGATGTTCACGAGTGGGTTCAGTCCGTTTTTGTATTTCCAATTTTAAGTTCCTAGAAATTTTTGTATGTCGCAGATGCATAATCCTTACGCGGAAGAGCGCGATCACACGGTGTTTGAGATTGGCCACGGGGTGGCGTGGGTGGTGGCGGTGGTGTTCATGTTGTTGTTGAGCGTGCCGCCTTTGGTGGAGCATGTGGACAAGGGGCTGAAGGAAAAGTGGGCGGAGAGTCCGGTGGGGAGGTTGCTGGGGTGGAAGCCGAAGGAGACGACGTTGCTGGCGCATATTCGCGCGGTGGAGGGCGGGCTGGATGCGGCGGGGTATAGCACTTGGATGCGGCAGACGACGCAGGGCTGGCTGACGAGGGAGTTTGCGTTGGGAAATCGGAAGTCGTTTATTGGCTATGAGGGGTGGTTGTTTTATCCGCCCGACTTGAGGGCATTGACGGGGCACGGTCCTTTGAAGAAGGAGCCGGTGAGTGTGATGAAGGCACCGGAGTTGGCGAAGCTGCCGGAGACGCGGGATGTGATTGTGGCGTTTGCAAAACAGTTGGAGGAGCGCGGGGTGAAATTGGTGTTGGTGCCGGTGCCGTTGAAACCGATGATTTATCCAGAGCATGTTTCGCCGTTGATCACGAATGAGTGGATCACCCACCCGGATGCACCGGCATTTTATGAGTTGCTGCGTCGGGAAGGGGTGGAGGTGTTGGATTTGACGCCTGATCTGGCGAAGGTGCGCAGCAAGCGTCAGCATGTGTTCGTGCGCGATCCGGACCGGCGCGACAGAGAGGCGGTGGCACAGGCGCAGGAGGATGCGCGGAAGTTACAGAAGG
This is a stretch of genomic DNA from Phragmitibacter flavus. It encodes these proteins:
- a CDS encoding MBOAT family O-acyltransferase, with the translated sequence MVLGYYLIPKIGRHLFLTVVSYVFYGWWNPWFTLLMLASTAVDYWCGKVIASGEAVGDRGRMRLGMLISVTSNLGVLAFFKYTAFLMESAQGMASWMEWGVLPVPEFFRNIVLPVGISFYVFQSMSYCIDLYRGHAKPADSFVDFACYVALFPQLVAGPIVRYGSVAEQLRSRVHTVENFSLGVTRFCLGFAKKIMLADPMGAIADGAFGAGTGSLTTAMAWVGIGAYALQIYFDFSAYSDMAIGLGRMFGFHFIENFASPYKSVSITDFWRRWHISLSTFLRDYLYIPLGGNRKGPARTYINLMATMLLGGLWHGASWNFVAWGAIHGGVLALERWFGKHASLARLPRVIKMAYTLVIVLVGWVFFRAENFEVAVGYLKVMFVGAEVRPTALMLQAELLSGANLVTMAVGLFAVWLMPNTQTILRRFVLWKAVLGLVLFVVAVAMMFTSGFSPFLYFQF